The Watersipora subatra chromosome 1, tzWatSuba1.1, whole genome shotgun sequence genome has a window encoding:
- the LOC137385463 gene encoding receptor-type tyrosine-protein phosphatase epsilon-like — protein sequence MTPENTTQKKTTPKSTSLSQTMPPSNNSIVVASVVPSLIVLVIAVLITGVVFYKHRTQPSTSSFEKSSAFACVAGPSTAECRPHSASIGNGDTSTNGYEGLQVSTMSQQMNGKAYQTVLLTDQSVETQFERLERAVAQIRFDYSTAELPLNVIKNRFADILPTAQHAVTVYGTDYINAVFVNSFLQENQFIATQLPLSQTTSNFWKMIHERKVNVVVQLLPQMLDYFPDADGDEFYLDWGEMQRDDSSENSLIQLVHLTVEDRSVSVVKVRNWSDNQQEGSEMPKISSLLYYFQVVDSYVNGGSICVTDITGSQQVGVFITGYNLVAAIKSQHQPNLYETVLEARQRRPQFVSDLKSYAYLDEVRRFEISPDSLTSQTTHTM from the exons ATGACACCAGAAAATACGACACAAAagaaaacaacaccaaaaagtacaaGTCTGT CCCAGACTATGCCTCCTAGCAATAACTCCATAGTTGTTGCCTCTGTGGTGCCGAGTTTAATAGTTCTGGTTATTGCGGTTCTTATcactggagttgtcttctacaaACACAG AACTCAGCCTTCGACAAGTTCTTTTGAAAAAAGCTCTGCATTTGCTTGTGTCGCTGGACCATCAACAGCCGAATGTAGACCTCACTCTGCATCCATAG GAAACGGAGACACCTCCACAAATGGTTATGAAGGACTACAAGTAAGCACAATGTCTCAACAAATGAATGGTAAAGCCTACCAGACTGTCTTGCTGACAGATCAGTCTGTTGAAACACAGTTCGAG AGATTGGAGCGGGCTGTTGCACAAATAAGGTTTGACTATAGTACCGCTGAACTTCCCTTGAATGTTATAAAGAACAGATTTGCTGATATTCTCCCAA CTGCTCAACACGCGGTTACTGTTTATGGTACAGACTATATTAATGCCGTCTTCGTCAAT TCTTTTCTGCAAGAGAATCAGTTCATTGCTACACAACTTCCACTCTCTCAAACAACTAGTAATTTCTGGAAAATGATTCATGAGAGAAAAGTTAATGTTGTAGTTCAACTGTTGCCTCAG ATGCTGGACTATTTTCCTGATGCGGATGGAGATGAGTTTTACCTTGATTGGGGTGAAATGCAGAGAGACGACTCCTCTGAGAACAGCCTCATACAGTTAGTTCATCTGACTGTAGAG GACAGATCAGTCTCGGTGGTAAAGGTGCGGAATTGGTCAGATAATCAACAGGAAGGGAGTGAGATGCCAAAGATTTCTTCGCTGTTGTATTACTTTCAAGTGGTTGACTCATATGTTAATGGTGGAAGCATATGTGTTACAGATAT AACGGGCAGCCAACAAGTCGGTGTTTTTATAACAGGTTATAATCTCGTGGCTGCCATTAAATCTCAACATCAGCCTAATCTTTACGAAACAGTTTTAGAGGCTCGTCAGAGGAGGCCACAGTTTGTTTCTGATTTG